The nucleotide sequence CAACTGTGATGATAACAAAATCTTTCCTTCTTTAACAAATAAGTTCATTACATCCTGATAAACAAAAAAGGAGATTAAATAGACATCAGAAAAGGAAGACACAGAATACGACTTACTCAGAAATTTCAAAACAATGATGATAGATAACAACAATAACAGTAACACAAAAGAGAGGTAACGATTAAacacaatgaaaaaaaaactaggCTTATTTCCATGCTGAAATAAGTTTACCTGATGTTGTTTTTTCATAAAGTTAGTTAGGTAGGTTAGTTTAGAGTAAAAATTTACAAAACATATAagcaaaaataaacaatattaacaTGGGTAAAATCCATTGTGAAAATTTTAGTACACGTTGCTCTAATTTTAATAAACGTCttaattcattatattcatttaCATGAGGAAATGGACAATTCGGTATTGGTAAATTAAGAAATTTACATAATGGTTCCCAACCTTGACTTATGTCAAATTTTAATAAACGATCAGATGGTACAGTTTTTATGACATTTTGATTCCAATTAACAAAACCATTCAACATAGCTGTATCATCGGTAAAATCCATATTCTCACCAAATACACGTCTACAATTCATAAGaaataattcatgaaattgTTGTAAACCGATACATTTTCTTAAAAGTTGAAATGACCATGAACGTGGTTGATCTATATCTTTAGGTAATATAGTGGAACGACAACCAGCTAACCATATTTCAGGATCACGGATAGTTAAAATAACCTATTtatgaaatgataaaataaatgattagtaTTTATTCGCAAAAcgatgattttaaaaatatgtatttgTGTAAAGCTTACTCTCGTTAGCATTTTTTTGGCAAGATTGTTTTATACTGCACAGAGTttctaaccctatgcccaactctcctcctttatccgggcttgggaacAGCAGTAACCCCATGAAAAGTACCAAGGCAGCATCActgataaacaaggaggatctaaTGAAGATGTGAAAGCACAGATTGATAAAGCAACATTCCTACAGCTAAAGAGCATCTATAACttgaaacaactgtcagccaacatcaaagtcaaatTTTTCAATACAAACTGCAAGACAATTCCACTGTAAGGAGATGAAACTTCAATAACTACTACAACAATCAACAATAAATCacaaatatttctaaaaaattttctacgcaagatactccagatccgttgaccagatactACCAGCAAAAACCTACTGTGACAGAGAGCAAACCGAATTCCagatgaagaaaaaattaggaaaagacaccGGAAATGGATGAGACATGCATTGAgtaaatcatcaaattgcatcacgaggtaagtcCTAACCTGAAATCTTCAGtgaaagaggaaaagaggaagaccaaggaacatatTCCACAGGGGATTGGAGGGCAGAAAAGAAAGAAATGGATGGGACTTAGCAACAGCTGGAAAGGAGaacccaggacagagtaggttAGCGAATcctggtcagtggcctatgctcctctacgggaggggtaacagacgtaagtaaaaAAACTAAGTGTATAGCTTAGATCACAGACTCTATGTTAAACAATGATAGTTAATGAAGTACAGCGGATTCATTCACGTTTTCTGTAACACAACCTAGTCTCACTAGTCTTGTGCAAAGGTGGATTCGTGGTTAGAGTCTTAGCCACTAGTTTCCAAGTTTGAATCCCGCCCCAATCGAGTAATGTATCATTAGCTCTCATATTTAGAATGAGGCTTATAGTCGAATAcatgaatttataaataataacaatatttggAGTTTTATCATAtgctagtgaagattaaattatgggtaacttccggaaactgttatatatatattccttttataataaGCTTCTATTTCACATATTGACtgctattatacgatttactattcttaagttataccCAATTTACTAATTACAGTTTCACACAgtcacaaccacttttggcttgatctagtataattgttattttctgttttatggtaTTTTGAGGTCTGGTTTGCTTGtttataaacccagtatgtctgaaatatatgatttacaCGGTAGAAGCTGTGTTCTGGACGTAACAGGCAGGCTTGACGAAGAATCAATCAGGACTCAGAGTTAACTCTAAGCTGCTTGTAGTGTTAAGGCCATACAAGTCAGTGTTTTAATTGGTAGGATTAACCACATGATTTAATTAACAGGGCCAAAAAGAACACAACAGTTGAGCCTCAAAATATATGGTTTATCCATGGCATTCTATTTATCATATCATGATTTGCCTCAATACATTTACTTAATATTCTagtcatattatttatttcaaaaaaatacgAACTGACACATGAATGTTATCCACTGATCTActgaatacatatacatataagaCAATGCCCACAAGTAGCACATGTACCAACAAAAAATTGATCAAAATTCAGTTCCGACTATCAACAACGAGATAATTCAAACTCTTACTAATAATGATACTTACAATAAGTTTAATGTTAGAAGCTCCTTTAACATTTAGATAATTGAATTTTGAAACTTTGGAGATTTGTGATGCAAGTGCATCCTTATATAGTAGTGATAGGTTTATTGAGCTGAGTGGTTTCAGTGTCATTTGGAACAAGATCGTCAGTGCTTACTTCAACTAGTGTTCACTAAGTCCAAAATTTACCGAATACAACATTGGGCAACTTTATTGAAATTAAGAGGACTATACACTACGGCTTTGAGATTCCAtagtaaaaatattattattctgttGTTATTCAACTAATCAGTGGAATATCGGTTATCAGCAACGTAGAACATGAAGCATGAGTGCATTATTCATTCCACTCCTATTCATTCTCATCAACAAACCTCAAGATGAAAACCAAAGTAGTAGCAGTATtgccagtcagctacaacgtaggaccaggcacatacatgcatcacGAAAGTTGCCacaccgcattagcacaacaagatgaacaccaaattcatagaagtactcacttcaatgatggtaatgtataaaacaaagattgtgtataaggatatagtacaggaagaaagaattagttcataaaaagaaagatataaagcaattgtaatcccactgtgatcgattctgaggcatgtcacccagtctctaactattggttatgatagtcacgcggacctcaaccaagtgatctgcatctaccaacatggctcagaccagaagttagtgataacaaggactgatgccacgttcttggtttgaccgcccctaactttcttccaactgtctccaacactagtcagtgaCAATAAAAAGAATTAAACGCATAAAATACGATTTGAAAGGAACGAATGAATAAAAGGTACAACGTAGTTTCGAAACTCATGACCTAAgagaaaacaaataatgaatatatggATCTATGTTATTGAGACAAATTCTAAGCAATTTCACTCAACATCTCCAACCGTTGGTCACGACAATTTAACCAGGTATTCTACACTTAACAGTAAAGTTCAGACAAACAGTCAATGACTTTATGAATTGATGCCAAGTTTTAGTTTGTGTGACGTTGGCTTTCTACCCCTACATCAAACAACATATCGAGCTTATGCAAGTGACAGTTAAACTAGTGACTCTTCATTAAgactatttttatttcttttgaatAAAGCCCATGGCTTtagaagtaaaaaaaataagcaATCGTAAACCGCTGAGTATATTCAAGTGGTCGGAAAATATATTAGATTATGATATATCTAACATTTAGTTTTTAGTAAACATTAACTTCAATAAAGATCAATACTAGTAAATTCTATGGAACAAAATATgagcagtatatatatatatatatatatatatatatatatatatatatatatatatatatatattctagttTTGTAAAATGACTCGATTTGTCAACAAATCGTTGAGAGCTTTGCGTCACTCGCCACTTGATAATAGTACTCGCAATAAGTTAGGGAAACGATTACGAATTCTCATAAAAATACAAACTTTCCTTTATTATATTAGGAGCTCAAGAATACAAAAGACTTGGGAACGAAAAATTACCAAAGCTCTTGTCATGAAACTAACTTTTTAACCATCATGTAACATGGTAAGTAACTACTAGAAATATGACAAGAATTCCTTTCAGAAAAGAAATACAAAACAGTCAAAAAATTGATAAGGTTCTTCGCAAATAGCCTGTTAAGATCGATTTCTTTAGTTAGCTTTCTTGATGGCAAGAAAGTATAATTCAATATCTTTTGTATTATTCCGGAAAGCAGCCGCTACTTCAACATGATGGTGTAGTTCACCAATCATGACGACCGAATCGAGATAGCAATTGGCTGGAACACCTATTTCTTGACGTCTTAACCACGACAGCCAAGTTGgtaaaaaatagaaaacattaaGTCCGACGGTAAAGCCTTGATGTCGACCGGGTTGTGACGACAGTAACAGACAACATTACATTTAGGTCTATTACCTTTTTCGTAAATTGAAAATTAAATTCTCTGCATCCTAAGGAATAACCGCTGCCACCGGAAAAACATGGAGCTTAAAAGAACAGAAATCACTAACTAAAAATCATGTAAAATGTCGAAAAATATGATCCACTCAGAATAAGCAATGAGTATGATAGTTGGAACACTCTGAGAACTTCAACCGGTCATCAGATTACTCACCAGTTTCCCACTACTCAGCAACAACAAGAATGGAATTTTGATTTCACACCTTATACACCATAAATAACTGACAGTTAGGGACAGGTTAAAATATTAAGTAAGGCCTGTGAGGTGAATGCAATTTCATTAAGTGAATTACAGAAATTCCTTTGCAACAACTACAGTTTGCCCAATAGTTACCTAAACATTGGCATTCATTCTTATGTAACCCGTAAGTGTATTTCAAGAGCAACAGACTAAAGAAAATCAGACAGGTTTCCAAACGGGTCACGAATATGATAAATAAGCATTCCCTGTTTGACATGTCTAGAAACATAAACATACCTATTAACTACCGAAGCTCGTTAACCTGAAGGTGAGATTAATCCTCAACAACAAAAAGGTATTGTAACTACGTTTATCATTCAAAGACATATCATAAAAGTTTGTAGACCTACTGAAATCTCTTCATTTTAGTACTGTTTGTCGAGTCAGAGCTGATCGCCTTCCGGATTAGTTACTTGGAAGTATCTTCAAAGTACCCCACGTATATGACTGGACAACAAAGTGAATAATGTTGAGGCTAAGTATTGACTGTTAGATAAATGTGACAAATCGCTTGATAAAGCTGTAAATTTATATCGCCTGAGGCGAGTAGGACATAATAAGTactacaaattatatatatacactcgTGGCAAGCATCAGAACAAATTTGGAGCAGTCTCCAGGTTGCGAGACTACAGTATGAAATAACTAGATCCCACTGAAAGATCAGGAGCTTATACAACGACTAAAATCTGTAACTGGATCGTAAGTTTCAACATTACTTTGAACGGTCAAATTTCTAGACTTCGTACGACAATTACATCAATCAGGTTCTAAGTCGGCTGTCTGACCCAATGTTACAATTAGAATTTCAAACTCACTTTTCTAACCATTCAACAACTAATGATTCTCCAAACTATTTGTACAGTAGCTAATCCTGTCGAAACTGTGAGTACTAACCTTTACGGAACCTTTTACACATGCGTAAAACTGATTAAGTTGTatcaaacaagaaaataaaaaatgataaaCTAAACAATGTAACTAACAAGGAGACCACTGGAAGTAATGCGTACGAATtctattttaaatgaattaatcagTTAAGGTAAAGTAACCGATTAGAAAACTAAAGACGAAATGTTTTTAAGACATTTTCGATGGATTAATTACATATTTCTTTTGGCAAAATAAAAACTGATTAccatcaattgatttacatGGTGAGGAAAAGTTGGCTATCTGTAAATTACTAAATATAACTTAGTGAACCACTATCGACTGGATTAATAACATTTATGTTAGTATTTAAAAACATATACACATACTCCGAGCTTTCGTAGTTATGTGATATAGCTAACTCCTGTAGAATAGGTGTAGTCCACAGTTTAACAAATGTAATTTTAAGTAATCATTACAATAGTTAATTCAAATgttgaaattatcaaattatACGTTAACTATTATAAAAGAATATATACGATAACCACAATAAATGTATCTAATATTCTCACTATTGGACTGATAAGCCTAAAATTCAAAGAGAAAAATTATGCCGAACAGGATTATATAATTAGGAACATTGaactaatataatataatataaaatatattagatACATGTGAATCCGTTGTTTATACTTTAAATTGGTTGATATTAGTGAAAATGAGATTATATGAATCAGTGAGACCATTTTGGTTAACTGGATCAAAATCATTTATATACATTAACATTAAAACTGTATTGATGTAGGGGAATTGTAGGGAATTGTATCTCATTTCTATTTGTTTAGAGTTTGTAGATGACAATCCATGAGAGCTGTATATGCACATACATAATACATTTACCCAGTTTTATTAACTCCAAGAATATTAAaagatataataaaataatgaacatgaaagGTGAAGAACTACAATGTAGAAGAATGATATTATTAGCATAGTTTTACTACATATAACTAGTGATATCTGACTGACAAACCACTCCAttacaaatccacatacactaTGATATAATGGATACTACTTTcaataagtttaaataaaataaagtagtaGCTTTGGTTAGAACACTCAGTTTTCAATTAGTAAATTGCGGTTTCACAGCTCGTCAAGCCTAACCCTCCCTCCTTAATCTACTTTGACTCAACACCAGTAGTAATTGTGGTAGTACTGGTATTTAAAAGCAGTGTGGCTTTAAACTGGTTACACTAACTTGTACTAAGTAAATGAGTTACTTTAAGATTAACAAAGACCGTTTGCTGAGAAAATccattcatttgtaaaattacTTAGATGTTAACATGCTATTCACTGATAATGCTTTAAAGATTTTTACAACACCCATTATACTCTGCATTGACTTTTAGAGTTACACTTTCAGAGGTATTACTAGTTCAATTTAAAAAGGAGACAATTACCGAGTGATAAAACTTCTTACAAACATTTGAAACGTTAAGCATCCTACCCCAAATATCGAGACATACTTAGGTAAACAATCTACTTAAGAGACAGGACGTCATATCTAATCGTTAATTAGCAAACTG is from Schistosoma haematobium chromosome 6, whole genome shotgun sequence and encodes:
- a CDS encoding hypothetical protein (EggNog:ENOG410VQM2~COG:S); translated protein: MGREDEEFGLVVIGAGLGRTGTNSLKIALELLYKKPCYHLKEIYLHQHSHITKWMELDRKLSDSPDKKLDKVLCHKIFKGYTAAIDHPSCAYYKELLELYPNAKVILTIRDPEIWLAGCRSTILPKDIDQPRSWSFQLLRKCIGLQQFHELFLMNCRRVFGENMDFTDDTAMLNGFVNWNQNVIKTVPSDRLLKFDISQGWEPLCKFLNLPIPNCPFPHVNEYNELRRLLKLEQRVLKFSQWILPMLILFIFAYMFCKFLL